The following proteins come from a genomic window of Lycium ferocissimum isolate CSIRO_LF1 chromosome 4, AGI_CSIRO_Lferr_CH_V1, whole genome shotgun sequence:
- the LOC132052068 gene encoding protein disulfide isomerase-like 5-2: MKNITMLFLSISISIILAPASLPSIAAAEFAVDGGGGKVLELVESNFDAAISSNDYILVDFYAPWCGHCKRLAPQLDKAASILADLKQPISIAKIDADKYKRVGSKYGIDGYPTLKIFMHGVPTDYHGPRKADLLVRFLKKFVAPDVAILNSDSAICEFVEEAGTSFPVFIGFGLNESAISPFAIKYKKRAWFSVAKDFSDKTMEFYDFDKVPALVARHPNYDEQSIFYGPYEESFIEDYIKQSLLPSALPITEETLRLLKDDERKIILTILEDETDDRSKGLVKLLKAAASANREFVFVFVGFKQWQGFAESFEVSKQTKLPKMVVWDGDEEYFSVVGSDSIEDEDQGSQITRFIQGYKDGNVIQKRISSGSFMGFVNSMIGLGTVTIIVFVVAVVMMIQSLKEEPLRVCTRDEGDYPSSSTSQPDSRQPLHSGDKQDKED; encoded by the exons ATGAAAAACATTACTATGCTTTTCCTCTCTATCTCCATCTCCATTATCTTAGCTCCGGCGTCATTGCCGTCGATCGCGGCGGCGGAGTTCGCCGTTGACGGCGGTGGGGGGAAAGTATTGGAGCTAGTTGAATCCAATTTCGATGCTGCTATTTCCAGCAATGATTATATATTGGTCGATTTCTATGCTCCTTGGTGTGGCCACTGCAAACGTCTTGCTCCTCAG TTGGACAAAGCTGCTAGCATTCTTGCTGATTTGAAGCAGCCCATAAGTATTGCAAAGATAGATGCTGACAAGTACAAACGTGTTGGTTCAAAATACGGCATCGA TGGATATCCAACTTTAAAGATATTTATGCATGGAGTTCCAACAGATTATCATGGACCAAGAAAAGCAGATTTACTTGTACGATTCTTGAAGAAGTTTGTTGCTCCTGATGTGGCCATACTCAATTCTGACTCAGCTATTTGTGAATTTGTTGAAGAAGCCGGCACTAGTTTTCCTGTATTCATAGGCTTTGGTTTGAATGAATCTGCTATATCACCTTTTGCAATAAAATACAAGAAGAGAGCATGGTTTTCTGTGGCAAAAGATTTCTCAGATAAAACCATGGAATTCTACGATTTTGACAAAGTACCCGCTTTGGTAGCTCGGCATCCAAACTATGATGAGCAAAGCATCTTCTATGGCCCCTATGAAG AAAGCTTCATTGAGGATTATATCAAGCAGAGTTTGCTCCCTTCGGCTTTGCCCATTACTGAAGAAACTCTGAGATTGCTGAAAGATGATGAGAGGAAAATTATTCTAACAATTTTGGAAGACGAGACTGATGACAGGTCTAAGGGATTAGTGAAACTCCTGAAAGCTGCTGCATCTGCAAACCGTGAGTTTGTGTTTGTTTTTGTTGGGTTCAAGCAATGGCAAGGGTTTGCTGAGtcatttgaagtttctaagcAAACTAAACTGCCAAAAATGGTTGTTTGGGATGGTGATGAGGAGTACTTTTCA GTTGTTGGCTCGGACAGTATTGAAGATGAAGATCAGGGGTCCCAAATTACACGATTTATTCAAGGATACAAAGATGGAAATGTTATACAGAAACGTATTAGCTCTGGTTCTTTCATGGGTTTCGTGAACTCAATGATCGGGCTTGGAACAGTGACCATCATAGTGTTTGTGGTTGCTGTGGTGATGATGATCCAGTCTTTAAAAGAGGAACCCTTAAGGGTTTGTACAAGAGATGAGGGAGATTATCCGAGCAGCTCCACCTCTCAGCCAGACTCCAGACAGCCACTTCATTCTGGAGACAAACAAGACAAGGAAGATTAA